The genome window TACATCGTGCTGTTTTAGACCCGAAGGCAACAGAATATAAAATTAGTCAGGATCATATTCCTTTTCACATTGCGATGTTACATGGGAGTATTCAAAGTAATACGGAACATGATGTGTATGCACCATTTCAGATAAGCGATTTACAAGAAGAAGAATTTGATTATTGGGCCCTCGGTCATATCCATAAGAGAGAAATTTTGAAAGAAACTCCATGCATTGTCTATCCAGGGAATATTCAAGGGAGAAATCGTAAGGAAACCGGTGAAAAAGGCTGTTACCATATTGTATTAACAGAGTCCAAAACAGAAATGAACTTTATTCCTCTTCAAGCAATTCAATTTACTAGCCTAACGATTGATGTAACTGGCTGCAAGGCAGTGGATCATATAGAAGCGGTAATACAGGAAGAAATAAATCAACTAGCAATAACAACACCACAACTCATTAATTTAACATTAGCTAGTAATGATGCCAATTTAATGCAATGGGAAAGTGAAAATCTGCTAGAAGAAGTAATCGAACTGATCAATGAAACATCAATAAATCAACGTAATTGGTTTTATATTTTTAATTTTACAGTTATGATCTCCTCCTCTGGTTCCCTTGATGAAAAGGAAGGGGAGCATTTCATTGGAGAACTTATTCGGCATGCAGATGAAGTGAGAGGATATCCGTTTCTAAGTGAGCTCTACCGCCATAAGCAAGCTAGAAAGTATTTAGACCATCTATCATCCGAAGAGGAAAATTTTTTAAGAACACAAGCAAAACAATTATTAGTGAATGAGCTTTTGAAGGGGTGAGTCGATTGAAATTTATCAATGCTACTATTTATGGATTCGGAAAATGGGTCGACTATTCAATCGATTTCACTGACGAATTAGCGATTATTTATGGTGAGAATGAATCAGGGAAGTCAACAATTCAGCGATTTATTTTATTCATGTTTTTTGGATTACCCCCAAAGCAGCGTGCTTACTATCAACCAAAGCAAAGTGGAAAGATGGGTGGCAGATTAACGGTTTATGATGCTGAAATCGGCAGGTATACAATTGAACGGCAAGATGCAGTCAGTAACGGGGCAGCCATCTGTTATACCGAGGACGGAGAAGAACATGATCAAACTTGGCTGCAAGAAAGATTAAGTGGAATGACACTACAAACCTATCAGTCCATTTTCTCATTTTCAGCAATTGATTTAGGTTTAATTAAAGAGATGAAGCAAGAAGACTTGAGCGATATACTCCTTAGTATTGGTTTGACAGGATCGAATACGATTCATAAACTTGAGAAGAAATTAGATAGTAGAATGTTAGAATTATTTAGACCAACTGGTAAGAATCCACCGATAAACAAACAAATGGAAGCATTGGATAATCGTTTGGACTCATTGCGAAGCTTTCAGGAAAATGAGGATACTTATCGTGATAAGAAAATAGCAATCAATCGGTTAATTGAACAGGTAGATCAGCTGCAGTTTTCACTGCAAGAAGAGAAAGCAATCCAAAATAGAATCGAAAAGCAGCAACAGGCACTGCCAATCCTGAACGAGTATCACCAATACACTTCTTCATTAGCGTCTTATCCTGTCGAGCTAGTCTTCCCGGAAGAGGGTATTGAACGCTTAGAAAAGCTAAAAGAAGGATTACTTCCATTGCAAAGCCAATTATCTGTTCTGCAGGATTCTGAAAGTCAGTACAAGCTAAAACTACAGTACTTAAAACAAGAGAGATCAGAAGACGCATGTAAAGAAGCAGAGGAGATATTAAAAGAAAAGGAATCTGGGCTTGATTCTTATAAAGCATTAAATAACTCGGAAGCTGCTATGAATAAAATTGAAGCACAATTAGAAGCAGAAATAAATCGTCTGAACCTTGGGATGAGTCGAAAGGAGTTAGAGTATATAACTTTCCCATTTCATGTGGAGAAAAAATGGCTCGAACTTAAAAATAATGCAAACCAGATAAATGCAGAAAAACAGCAGCTGGAATTAGAAGAAAAGCAGTTGAAACAGGAGCGAAACTATTTATTAAATCAACTTCAGACGCTTGAAGAGGAACGATTATCTGAAGAGCAGTTGCAAGAGTATAATCGAACAATTAATGATTTTAAAGAAAATGACCTCTTACAAAGGCTACATTCCGATGCAAATAGGAAACAGCAAGAATGGCAACGAACAAAGAAGAAGAAAACGAAGAGTATGAATAACTTGCTTGTAATCTGTGTTGGGCTCGCTTTTCTAGCAATGATGACAGCGGTATTCACAGATCGTGTATTATTCATGTATATAATGGTTGCTTTTCTTTTATTTGGTAGCCTGCAATGGGGTTTCAGAAAGTATACAATGAAAGAAATGGAGCGGATGATGGTCGGAGCAGAATATTCAAAAGCAGGAGGCCATCAATCAGAGCGAGAGAAAGCCGATGCAGAGCATCAATTAGCAGCTCATTATAATAATCTAAGGGAAATTGAGACGATTGAAGGAAAGATGAAGGATAATGAAATCAATCGCTTGAAATTGGCAGATGCCAAGCAATCACTTGAGGATAAAAAATCAAGAATACACAGCCTTATTGCAAATGAATATGAGATTTATCCATTTCTTAAACAAGTTGAGATTACATATTGGCCTGATCTCTATCATAGCTTAAAGCATCTTTTGAATTTGTTAAAGGACTATCAGCAGGAAGAAGAGAAACGTTCACAGTTAAGCAGCAATTTGACAGAATTTGAATCTGTTGTTGATTCTTTTTTTACAAAAAACAACTGGGAAATGAATGCTAATTATTCTTTTAAGAATAAGTTGGAAATCCTGGAGTCTTTTGTAGGAAATGAGTTAGAAATTGCAGGACAAATAAACCAATATCTTGGTTTATTAAACGATAATTATAAGAAGCAGCAAGAAACCAAGCAAAAGGCCAAAACCTATGAAAAGGAGATTGGCATATTATTTCAAATAGCTGATGTAGAGACGGAAGATGCTTATTACAAAAAGGCCAAACAATGTAATGAAAAGGCTGAGATAGAATACTTGATTAAAAGAACGATTAACCAGCTTCAGATGATATTTACCAAGCAAGAATGGAAACAATATGTGGAAAGTAATGTAGATGCCCCTAAATTGGAGGTTGAATAC of Oceanobacillus zhaokaii contains these proteins:
- a CDS encoding metallophosphoesterase family protein — protein: MGKKISFIHAADLHLDSPFKGLTSTPEKIFKEIRESTFNALDRLVANAIDKQVDFVLIVGDLFDNEKQSLKAQVRLRRAFEQLKLHNINVYLSYGNHDFISGNRYPIEYPENVYIFQDEEVSSFTYEREGKPIANIYGFSYIHRAVLDPKATEYKISQDHIPFHIAMLHGSIQSNTEHDVYAPFQISDLQEEEFDYWALGHIHKREILKETPCIVYPGNIQGRNRKETGEKGCYHIVLTESKTEMNFIPLQAIQFTSLTIDVTGCKAVDHIEAVIQEEINQLAITTPQLINLTLASNDANLMQWESENLLEEVIELINETSINQRNWFYIFNFTVMISSSGSLDEKEGEHFIGELIRHADEVRGYPFLSELYRHKQARKYLDHLSSEEENFLRTQAKQLLVNELLKG
- a CDS encoding ATP-binding protein translates to MKFINATIYGFGKWVDYSIDFTDELAIIYGENESGKSTIQRFILFMFFGLPPKQRAYYQPKQSGKMGGRLTVYDAEIGRYTIERQDAVSNGAAICYTEDGEEHDQTWLQERLSGMTLQTYQSIFSFSAIDLGLIKEMKQEDLSDILLSIGLTGSNTIHKLEKKLDSRMLELFRPTGKNPPINKQMEALDNRLDSLRSFQENEDTYRDKKIAINRLIEQVDQLQFSLQEEKAIQNRIEKQQQALPILNEYHQYTSSLASYPVELVFPEEGIERLEKLKEGLLPLQSQLSVLQDSESQYKLKLQYLKQERSEDACKEAEEILKEKESGLDSYKALNNSEAAMNKIEAQLEAEINRLNLGMSRKELEYITFPFHVEKKWLELKNNANQINAEKQQLELEEKQLKQERNYLLNQLQTLEEERLSEEQLQEYNRTINDFKENDLLQRLHSDANRKQQEWQRTKKKKTKSMNNLLVICVGLAFLAMMTAVFTDRVLFMYIMVAFLLFGSLQWGFRKYTMKEMERMMVGAEYSKAGGHQSEREKADAEHQLAAHYNNLREIETIEGKMKDNEINRLKLADAKQSLEDKKSRIHSLIANEYEIYPFLKQVEITYWPDLYHSLKHLLNLLKDYQQEEEKRSQLSSNLTEFESVVDSFFTKNNWEMNANYSFKNKLEILESFVGNELEIAGQINQYLGLLNDNYKKQQETKQKAKTYEKEIGILFQIADVETEDAYYKKAKQCNEKAEIEYLIKRTINQLQMIFTKQEWKQYVESNVDAPKLEVEYNETKKKIKHIEHEIDVSREELAAIQASIALMESSQSYSDSLYHFEMEKELLNKLAKEWSILKIAKELLVDTKRDYRDKYLPKVIEKTSIFFQELTGNTYCRVYAPNEDKPFQVELESGIRFSIDELSQGTIDQLYVALRLATSLILSEDHRLPFIIDDAFVHFDSVRTKRMMRILESIATEQQVIVFTCKTEVVESSKASTMIPLSNI